One Aspergillus oryzae RIB40 DNA, chromosome 2 genomic window carries:
- a CDS encoding putative 3-beta hydroxysteroid dehydrogenase/isomerase family protein (predicted protein) gives MLFIILAACIAVLLYLYHVNRAIMAVPEEARRLCPHRWTVDEIKAAFEKVQDSPTDVAKSLPPKQSRRYIVVGGSGLVGNWIVSHLIMRGEDPSAIRILDLQTPRPEVLDQGVTFIKTNITDEQAVLSAFSQPWASSVADLPLTVFHNAAVIRPAERLRAFLPLCRNVNVGGTVNVLNAAKKSGATCMIATSSGSVCLRRFSFWVAPWTKTPEYLVQVVNDSSEVPKQHDHFFGNYAVAKAEAENIVRSADDPKSNFRTGCIRPVNGIYGVSDSAGSVTGNYLRTGGAPTWTYDVIHSWVNAENVSIAHLLYEQRLLEHTNSPSTLPNIGGQAFAVTDPNPPVIFDDIYLCLTTLAKTPAAFPHVPVMPFILMSYPIEWYAFLQQQYLPWLPKITGELAKLQPGLFAIANAHVIGDDSRARLSPEKGGLGYNPPINTLEGLCRELKAWNKKADMKSSS, from the exons ATGCTGTTTATAATCCTGGCAGCATGCATTGCTGTGTTGCTCTACCTTTACCATGTTAATCGTGCTATAATGGCCGTTCCCGAGGAAGCTCGTCGTCTGTGCCCTCACCGCTGGACAGTCGATGAGATCAAGGCTGCTTTCGAAAAGGTTCAGGACTCTCCCACCGATGTAGCCAAAAGCCTTCCCCCAAAGCAATCTAGACGCTATATCGTTGTTGGTGGATCCG GACTCGTTGGAAACTGGATTGTATCGCACCTTATCATGCGTGGCGAAGACCCATCCGCTATCCGGATTTTGGATCTCCAGACTCCCCGACCTGAAGTTCTCGATCAGGGTGTCACCTTCATCAAGACGAACATCACCGATGAGCAGGCCGTCCTGAGCGCCTTCTCACAACCATGGGCCTCATCAGTCGCTGACCTGCCATTGACCGTATTCCACAACGCCGCAGTGATCCGACCCGCAGAACGCCTCAGGGCTTTCCTGCCTCTGTGCCGCAACGTAAACGTCGGCGGTACAGTGAACGTGCTCAACGCCGCCAAGAAATCCGGAGCAACCTGCATGATCGCAACGTCGTCTGGCTCCGTCTGTCTCCGCCGATTCTCGTTCTGGGTCGCTCCCTGGACAAAGACGCCCGAGTACCTCGTACAAGTCGTCAACGACTCAAGCGAAGTACCCAAGCAGCACGACCATTTCTTCGGAAACTACGCCGTCGCAAAAGCCGAAGCAGAGAACATCGTCCGTTCCGCAGACGACCCCAAATCCAACTTCCGAACCGGCTGCATCCGCCCCGTAAATGGAATCTACGGTGTCTCGGACTCCGCCGGCAGCGTCACAGGAAACTATCTTCGTACCGGAGGTGCCCCAAC CTGGACCTACGATGTAATTCACAGCTGGGTTAACGCCGAAAACGTCTCAATCGCCCATCTCCTCTACGAACAGCGTCTCCTCGAACACACGAATAGCCCCTCCACGCTCCCAAACATCGGTGGACAGGCCTTCGCCGTCACAGACCCCAACCCGCCCGTCATCTTCGATGACATCTACCTTTGCCTCACGACATTAGCAAAGACACCTGCCGCCTTCCCCCATGTTCCAGTCATGCCGTTTATCCTGATGTCTTATCCCATTGAATGGTATGCCTtcctgcagcagcagtatcTCCCCTGGCTTCCGAAGATCACGGGTGAGCTTGCTAAGCTGCAGCCGGGACTCTTTGCTATCGCCAACGCGCACGTCATTGGAGATGACTCGCGTGCGCGGTTGTCTCCTGAGAAGGGTGGGCTTGGGTATAATCCACCTATCAATACCCTAGAAGGGCTATGTAGGGAGCTTAAGGCGTGGAATAAGAAGGCGGACAtgaagtcttcctcttga
- a CDS encoding GMC family oxidoreductase (choline dehydrogenase and related flavoproteins) yields the protein MTIPDEVDIIICGGGSSGCVPAGRLANLDHNLQVLLIEAGEDNLNNPWVYRPGIYPRNMKLDSKTASFYYSRPSEWLDGRRAIVPCANILGGGSSINFMMYTRASASDYDDFQAKGWTTKELIPLMKKHETYQRACNNRDLHGFDGPIKVSFGNYTYPIMQDFLRAAESQGIPVTDDLQDLKTGHGAEHWLKWINRDTGKLIILVRLYTFNDSRRSDAAHAYVHSTRAKYTNLHLKCNTKVDKIIIEDGRAVGVATVPTKPLDGRNPPRKIFRARKQIIVSSGTLSSPLILQRSGIGEPEKLRKAGIKPLVNLPGVGRNFQDHYLTFSVYRAKPDVESFDDFVRGDPEVQKKVFEEWNLKGTGPLATNGIDAGVKIRPTPEELEEMKRWPTPEFTSGWESYFKNKPDKPVMHYSIISGWFGDHMLMPPGKFFTMFHFLEYPFSRGFTHIRSADPYDAPDFDAGFMNDKRDMAPMVWGYIKSRETARRMSAYAGEVTSMHPHFAFDSAARAFDLDLATTKAYAGPNHITAGIQHGTHQPSTLHPPTYHQYTKLTMENRIMQKGYRAYREMGYVTHKLPCPKPPHLIYSPANKKTTNTVQRHVETTWHSLGTCSMAPREGNSIVKHGGVVDERLNVHGVKGLKVCDLSICPDNVGCNTFSTALLIGEKCAVLTAEDLGYSGAALEMRVPTYHAPGEVVNLARL from the exons ATGACCATCCCAGACGAggtcgatatcatcatctgtggtggtgggagCTCTGGGTGTGTCCCAGCAGGCCGTCTGGCCAACCTCGATCACAACCTCCAGGTATTGCTGATCGAGGCAGGTGAAGACAACCTGAACAACCCATG GGTCTACCGCCCAGGCATCTACCCCCGGAACATGAAGCTGGACTCAAAGACAGCTTCCTTCTACTATTCTCGTCCATCGGAATGGCTTGACGGACGTCGGGCTATCGTCCCGTGTGCCAATATCCTCGGAGGAGGCAGCTCGATTAACTTCATG ATGTATACGAGAGCATCGGCCTCAGACTATGACGATTTCCAGGCAAAGGGGTGGACGACCAAGGAACTCATCCctttgatgaagaagcaTGAGACCTATCAGCGCGCATGCAATAACAGAGACCTGCATGGTTTTGATGGACCTATCAAGGTCTCTTTCGGGAATTATACGTATCCTATTATGCAGGACTTCCTGCGTGCTGCCGAGTCGCAGGGTATTCCGGTCACGGATGATCTGCAGGACTTGAAGACTGG ACACGGAGCTGAACACTGGCTGAAATGGATCAACCGTGACACCGGTAAGCTGATTATTCTAGTCAGGCTATACACTTTTAACGATA GCCGTCGTAGCGATGCTGCGCACGCTTATGTGCACAGTACAAGAGCCAAGTATACCAATCTCCATCTCAAGTGCAACACCAAggtggacaagatcatcatcgaaGATGGCCGAGCGGTGGGCGTCGCGACCGTTCCAACCAAACCCTTAGACGGCCGTAACCCACCACGCAAGATCTTCCGAGCCCGCAAGCAAATCATTGTCAGCAGCGGCACACTCAGCTCACCTCTCATCCTGCAGAGATCCGGAATCGGTGAACCCGAGAAGCTCCGTAAAGCAGGCATCAAGCCCTTGGTCAACCTTCCAGGCGTGGGCCGCAACTTCCAGGACCACTACCTCACCTTCTCTGTGTACAGGGCTAAGCCGGACGTTGAATCCTTCGATGACTTCGTTCGTGGCGACCCCGAAGTGCAGAAGAAGGTCTTTGAGGAGTGGAACCTCAAAGGTACAGGTCCACTGGCCACAAACGGCATCGATGCCGGCGTGAAGATCAGGCCCACGCCAGAGGAActggaggaaatgaagagatGGCCTACGCCGGAGTTTACCAGCGGCTGGGAGAGCTACTTCAAGAACAAACCTGACAAGCCTGTGATGCACTACTCCATCATTTCCGG CTGGTTCGGCGACCACATGCTCATGCCCCCAGGCAAGTTCTTCACGATGTTCCACTTCCTG GAATACCCTTTCTCCCGCGGCTTCACCCACATCCGGTCCGCCGACCCGTACGATGCCCCCGACTTCGATGCCGGCTTCATGAACGATAAGCGCGACATGGCCCCAATGGTCTGGGGCTACATCAAATCGCGCGAGACCGCCCGCCGCATGAGCGCCTATGCAGGCGAAGTAACCAGCATGCACCCACACTTCGCCTTTGACTCTGCAGCCCGGGCATTCGACCTCGACCTAGCCACGACAAAGGCATACGCTGGGCCCAATCACATCACCGCCGGTATCCAACACGGTACACATCAACCCTCCACCCTCCACCCTCCAACATACCATCAATACACCAAACTAACAATGGAAAACAGGATCATG CAAAAAGGATATCGAGCATATCGAGAAATGGGGTACGTTACGCATAAACTTCCATGCCCCAAACCTCCACATTTAATCTACAGCCCTGctaacaagaaaacaacgaATACAGTCCAACGCCACGTCGAAACAACCTGGCACTCCCTCGGAACCTGCAGCATGGCACCGAGAGAAGGTAACTCGATCGTCAAGCATGGCGGTGTCGTCGATGAACGTCTTAATGTCCATGGGGTTAAGGGCCTTAAGGTCTGTGATTTGTCGATTTGTCCGGATAATGTTGGGTGTAATACTTTTAGT ACTGCCCTTTTGATTGGGGAGAAGTGTGCTGTGCTTACGGCTGAGGATTTGGGGTATTCTGGTGCAGCGCTGGAGATGAGGGTCCCGACATATCATGCTCCTGGGGAGGTTGTTAATCTGGCTAGGTTGTAG
- a CDS encoding pre-mRNA-splicing factor SPF27 family protein (predicted protein) — MKVGINLNLIYTCSHYTSAKSYSVQFEFQRQFIQIAYLPYSASPTCPSSMSPMTLSLVGLVPTSELSPSLLIINSSLDIDAEPSAHARANAQKLIASELPADYLSTIHPSIPAFPEPQFSPLMQQEVERKAAGLPLTGGVDLSRYEAPEPPTRSSEAGPNATPNLDEWRQALQKAYTASSHLSMRRDNLTLLEENGKNAWLIGNSQLEDVLRELEKELAETKEAAETVNKQRKIAQESSKGELAGLEETWKRGVGAILDVELASENVRMQILEQRRQLAQQHAR, encoded by the coding sequence ATGAAGGTTGGcatcaacctcaacctcatctATACATGCAGCCATTACACTTCAGCAAAGAGCTACTCAGTCCAGTTTGAGTTTCAACGGCAATTCATTCAGATCGCCTACCTTCCCTATTCAGCTAGTCCAACATGCCCCTCATCAATGAGTCCCATGACTCTCTCCCTTGTAGGTCTCGTCCCTACTAGCGAactctctccttctcttctaaTAATCAACTCTTCCCTAGATATCGATGCGGAACCTTCCGCCCATGCTCGAGCTAATGCccagaagctcatcgccTCAGAGCTTCCTGCTGACTATTTGTCGACGATTCATCCTTCCATCCCCGCATTCCCCGAACCCCAGTTTTCCCCCCTCATGCAACAGGAGGTCGAACGGAAGGCTGCTGGATTACCCTTGACCGGTGGAGTTGACCTTTCACGCTATGAGGCTCCTGAGCCGCCAACCAGGTCATCGGAGGCGGGACCAAATGCGACCCCCAATCTTGATGAGTGGCGCCAAGCCTTGCAGAAGGCCTACACGGCCAGTTCCCATTTGTCCATGAGGCGGGATAACCTGACGCTCCTGGAAGAAAATGGCAAAAACGCGTGGCTGATTGGCAACTCTCAACTGGAGGATGTCTTACGAGAACTTGAGAAGGAATTGGCTGAAACCAAGGAAGCTGCGGAGACGGTGAACAAGCAAAGGAAGATCGCTCAAGAGTCTAGCAAAGGAGAACTTGCGGGGTTGGAAGAAACATGGAAGAGAGGCGTTGGTGCGATTCTCGATGTTGAGTTGGCTTCGGAGAACGTGCGAATGCAAATCTTGGAGCAGCGACGTCAGCTTGCACAACAGCACGCTCGGTAG
- a CDS encoding neutral/alkaline ceramidase (ceramidases), producing MANARLGVVVSGTFIAALFLLLLFSVVSDSNQPPVVDSRYKWADRNTEFASDDSVFLLGAGRADITGPVVEIGFGGYASLDQIGTGLRQRIYSRAFIVANPNRPKDTFIYLIIDSLTGDTAVRHGVLEGLASLGSEFADYGEHNVAFTGTHSHSGPGAWMNYLLPQIPNKGFDKQSYQAIVDGVLLSIKRAHQSIAPGRLSFGSIDLENANINRSPYSYDHNPEEEKARYSDSVDKTMTLLRFDRATDNKTTAVLTFFPVHGTSMYNNNTLVTGDNKGVAAWLFERSVTADQKFADDFVAGFSQSNVGDTSPNVLGAWCEDGSGQKCRYEDSTCGGTMENCRGRGPFFREKDNGAKSCFEIGKLQYEAARKLYTQLDSNPTRILKSSDVNAFHIYQDLSDYTFISPFNASILKTCSAALGFSFAAGTTDGPGMFDFTQNSSGPAEKNPLWYAARAFIHQPSKEQKACQAPKEVLLDVGAVTQPYAWTPNIVDIQVLRVGQLFIIISTSEATTMSGRRWKEAIAKSAKDVLSVANPLVVLGAPSNSYAHYVATEEEYHVQRYEGASTLYGPNTLAAYINLTLTYLPYLGDSSSLPALDSKVKPPINTDKSLSFIPGVLYDGSPIGKTFGDVISSVDNATYGPGDTVNATFVGANPRNNLRQESTFAAVERQKPGTDTWEVVRTDRDWNLVYTWKRTNTVLGHSEVTIQWQIEDDYYNVGNPSSLKDGTYRLHYYGDFKTVKGDIGGFEGISGSFKVSTT from the exons ATGGCGAATGCGAGGCTGGGTGTCGTAGTTTCTGGGACCTTTATAGCAGCACTAttcctgttgttgctgttttCCGTTGTATCGGATTCCAATCAACCGCCCGTTGTCGATAGCAGGTATAAATGGGCCGACAGAAACACTGAATTCGCGTCCGATGATAGCGTTTTCCTACTAGGAGCTGGCAGAGCGGACATTACCGG GCCTGTTGTCGAGATCGGATTTGGAGGCTACGCCAGCTTGGACCAGATTGGGACTGGCCTACGACAGAGGATCTACTCTCGTGCTTTCATAGTCGCGAATCCCAACCGCCCAAAGGATACCTTCATCTATCTAATTATAGACTCGCTTACAGGTGACACTGCTGTACGACATGGCGTTCTCGAAGGCCTGGCTAGCCTTGGCAGTGAATTTGCAGACTACGGCGAGCACAACGTAGCCTTTACAGGAACCCACTCCCACTCAGGGCCGGGTGCCTGGATGAATTATCTTCTCCCTCAGATTCCGAATAAGGGATTCGACAAGCAGAGCTACCAGGCGATCGTTGATGGCGTCCTGCTTTCCATCAAACGAGCCCATCAAAGTATTGCTCCTGGACGCCTGAGCTTTGGCTCCATAGACCTTGAAAATGCCAACATCAACAGAAGCCCGTATAGTTACGATCACAatccggaagaagagaaagcgcGATACTCAGACAGTGTGGACAAGACCATGACACTTCTGAGGTTCGACAGAGCAACGGATAATAAAACGACGGCCGTTCTGACATTCTTTCCAGTGCATGGCACTTCCATGTACAACAACAATACATTGGTGACAGGTGACAACAAAGGAGTTGCAGCATGGCTTTTTGAAAGAAGTGTCACGGCCGACCAAAAGTTCGCTGATGATTTCGTTGCGGGCTTCTCCCAATCAAATGTCGGAGACACGAGCCCGAACGTCTTAGGGGCATGGTGTGAAGATGGCTCTGGGCAGAAGTGCCGATACGAAGACAGTACATGTGGTGGTACAATGGAAAACTGTCGTGGCCGTGGGCCCTTCTTCCGTGAAAAGGACAATGGTGCCAAAAGCTGTTTCGAAATCGGGAAGCTTCAATATGAGGCTGCCAGGAAACTCTACACTCAATTGGACTCTAATCCCACTCGGATTCTCAAGAGCTCTGATGTCAACGCCTTCCATATATACCAGGATCTCTCCGATTACACCTTCATCTCGCCCTTTAATGCAAGCATTCTGAAGACATGCTCGGCAGCTCTCGGCTTCTCGTTTGCCGCTGGTACTACTGATGGGCCGGGCATGTTTGATTTTACACAAAACAGCAGTGGACCAGCAGAGAAAAATCCATTATGGTATGCTGCTCGTGCCTTCATTCACCAACCCTCCAAGGAGCAGAAAGCGTGCCAAGCGCCGAAAGAGGTCCTTTTAGATGTGGGGGCCGTAACACAGCCGTATGCATGGACTCCGAATATTGTTGATATTCAGGTTTTGAGGGTTGGTCAGCTTtttatcatcatctcaaCCAGTGAGGCCACGACCATGTCTGGACGGCGCTGGAAAGAAGCCATCGCAAAGTCCGCGAAAGACGTGCTTTCCGTGGCAAATCCCTTGGTGGTATTGGGTGCTCCGTCGAATAGTTACGCTCATTACGTGGCGACCGAGGAAGAATACCATGTACAACGCTATGAGGGTGCCTCGACTCTCTACGGTCCCAACACCCTCGCGGCATATATCAACCTCACACTCACATATCTTCCATATCTCGGTGACAGCTCCAGCCTGCCAGCACTAGACTCGAAAGTGAAACCTCCTATCAACACGGATAAGTCTCTATCGTTTATTCCAGGCGTCTTGTATGACGGTAGCCCCATCGGAAAAACGTTCGGTGATGTCATTTCGTCCGTCGACAATGCCACATATGGACCTGGTGACACTGTGAATGCCACCTTCGTTGGAGCTAACCCTCGGAACAACCTACGTCAAGAATCTACATTCGCGGCGGTTGAGCGACAGAAACCCGGAACTGACACCTGGGAGGTTGTTCGGACTGACCGAGATTGGAACCTTGTTTACACCTGGAAGAGAACGAATACCGTTCTGGGCCACAGCGAAGTTACAATCCAGTGGCAGATAGAGGATGATTATTATAATGTTGGAAATCCCTCCTCTCTCAAGGACGGCACCTATCGCCTGCATTATTATGGAGATTTCAAGACTGTCAAAGGCGACATCGGGGGTTTCGAAGGAATAAGTGGCTCTTTTAAGGTGTCAACAACCTAA